A single genomic interval of Polaribacter vadi harbors:
- the queA gene encoding tRNA preQ1(34) S-adenosylmethionine ribosyltransferase-isomerase QueA: MKLSQFDFELPEELLAVYPPEHRDESRLMVLNRKEQTIEHKKFKDLIDYFDEGDVMMLNNTKVFPARMYGNKEKTGARIEVFLLRELNSENRLWDVLVDPARKIRIGNKLFFGDDDSLVAEVIDNTTSRGRTLRFLFDGSYEAFREKLLELGETPLPRSINREVEASDEERYQTIYAKNEGAVAAPAAGLHFSKHLLKRLEIKGVDFAEMTLHIGLGTFSSVEVEDLSKHKMDSEQVIISAATADKINKAKKEKRRICAVGTTVMRTVESSVSSKQELNAYEGWTNKFIFPPYDFSIANAMITNFHPPKSTLMMQGAAFAGYDFLMEAYKLAIKEGYKFSTYGDALLII; the protein is encoded by the coding sequence ATGAAATTATCACAATTTGATTTTGAATTACCAGAAGAATTGTTAGCGGTTTATCCTCCAGAACATAGAGATGAATCTCGTTTAATGGTATTGAATAGAAAAGAACAAACTATTGAGCATAAAAAGTTTAAAGACCTTATTGATTATTTTGATGAAGGTGATGTAATGATGCTGAATAACACCAAGGTTTTTCCTGCAAGAATGTATGGTAACAAAGAAAAAACAGGTGCAAGAATCGAGGTTTTCTTATTGAGAGAATTAAATTCAGAAAATAGATTATGGGATGTTTTGGTAGACCCAGCAAGAAAAATTAGAATTGGAAACAAATTATTTTTTGGTGATGATGATAGTTTAGTTGCAGAAGTTATCGATAATACAACCTCAAGAGGAAGAACATTGCGTTTTTTGTTTGATGGTAGTTACGAAGCTTTTAGGGAAAAATTATTAGAATTGGGTGAAACACCTTTGCCAAGATCAATTAATAGAGAAGTTGAGGCTTCAGATGAAGAGCGTTACCAAACAATTTACGCAAAAAATGAAGGTGCAGTTGCAGCACCAGCAGCTGGTTTGCATTTTTCTAAACATTTACTAAAACGTTTAGAAATTAAAGGTGTAGATTTTGCAGAAATGACATTACATATTGGTTTAGGAACTTTTAGTTCTGTAGAAGTAGAAGATTTATCAAAACATAAAATGGATTCTGAGCAAGTTATAATTTCTGCAGCAACTGCAGATAAAATTAACAAGGCAAAGAAAGAAAAACGAAGAATTTGTGCAGTAGGAACCACAGTTATGAGAACTGTAGAATCTTCAGTTTCTTCTAAGCAAGAATTAAATGCTTATGAAGGTTGGACGAATAAATTTATTTTTCCTCCTTACGATTTTAGCATCGCAAATGCAATGATTACGAATTTTCATCCACCAAAATCTACGTTAATGATGCAAGGAGCAGCATTTGCAGGGTATGATTTTTTAATGGAAGCGTACAAATTAGCAATCAAAGAAGGCTATAAATTCTCTACATATGGAGATGCACTTTTAATTATCTAA
- a CDS encoding WD40/YVTN/BNR-like repeat-containing protein, translated as MKKILFLAFCFLLSANAKVNAQKKATQVSDEYFSKVKYRNIGPFRGGRSAAVTGVNNKANLFYMGATGGGVWKTTDAGNTWQNISDGFFGGSVGAVAVAESDNNVIYVGMGEKTVRGNVSSGDGIWKSENAGKTWKHMGLKNSRHIPRMRIHPKNADIVFAGVMGDLYKPTQERGVYKTVDGGETWRKVLFSDENSGVIDLIIDPNNPRILYATTWDVRRTPYSLSSGGKGSALWKSTDEGETWTNISTNKGLPTGIWGIAGVTVSPVNSDIVYALIENEKGGVYKSTDAGKTWSLINSERKLRQRAWYYTRLYADTQDEDILYVLNVRYHKSTDGGKTYKTYNAPHGDHHDLWIAPEDNQRMIIGDDGGAQISFDAGENWSTMNNQPTSQFYRVTTDNHFPYRILSAQQDNSTVRISHRNDGRFITESDWSSTAGGESAHIAVDPLNDDIVYGGSYGGLLTRVNHKTNETRAINVWPDDPMGHGAEDFKYRFQWNFPIFFSPNNKKRLYAGSNHLHVTENEGQSWKLISPDLTRNDPETLKSSGGPITQDNTGVEYYGTIFAATESALETGLIYTGSDDGLVHVSKNNGEKWENITPKKMPEWMMINCIEVSPFDKGSAYIVGTKYKSGDYRPYIYKTENYGKSWDLIVDGIEEESFTRALRADPKRKGLLYAGTEKGMYVSFDDGKNWESFQQNLPIVPITDLAIKDDNLIVATQGRSLWIIDDLTPLHQLNSSTLKKEVVLYKPKDAYNLSGGNGRTSRTAGTNHAGGVAVNYFIKSVNKKDTISLSFYDLNDNLIKKFSTKPNKENKEGTLKVEDGNNIFNWNMMYDGAESVEGMILWWASLNGPMALPGTYKVELVVNDSKQTQNFKIINNPSSEVSESEMKAQFDFINDINSKMTEIHKALKNVKKVRSQVGLLKKSITDKTKHKELLDFADKLVKDMTKIEETLYQTKSKSGQDPLNYPIRLNNKLAHLNSLTRIGNYAPTQQAIDFKNKITKEIDAELVKLNALFTNGVKELNQKVKDSNIDLIQLD; from the coding sequence ATGAAAAAAATTCTTTTTCTGGCTTTTTGCTTTTTATTATCTGCGAATGCCAAAGTTAATGCACAAAAAAAAGCTACCCAAGTTTCTGACGAATATTTTAGCAAAGTAAAATACAGAAATATTGGTCCTTTTAGAGGTGGTAGAAGTGCTGCAGTAACAGGCGTAAATAACAAAGCAAACTTATTTTACATGGGTGCAACTGGTGGTGGTGTATGGAAAACTACGGATGCAGGTAACACTTGGCAAAATATTTCCGACGGATTTTTTGGAGGTTCAGTAGGTGCAGTTGCAGTTGCAGAATCGGATAATAATGTAATTTATGTTGGAATGGGAGAAAAAACAGTTCGTGGAAATGTTTCTTCTGGAGATGGAATTTGGAAATCTGAAAACGCAGGAAAAACATGGAAACATATGGGTTTAAAAAACTCAAGACATATTCCAAGAATGAGAATTCATCCAAAAAATGCAGATATTGTTTTTGCAGGAGTTATGGGAGATTTATACAAACCGACTCAAGAAAGAGGTGTTTACAAAACTGTTGATGGTGGAGAAACTTGGAGAAAAGTACTATTTTCTGATGAAAATTCTGGAGTTATAGATTTAATTATCGATCCTAATAATCCAAGAATTTTATATGCCACAACTTGGGATGTGAGAAGAACTCCTTACAGTTTATCTTCTGGAGGAAAAGGTTCTGCACTCTGGAAAAGTACTGATGAAGGTGAAACGTGGACGAATATTTCTACAAATAAAGGGTTACCTACTGGAATTTGGGGAATTGCTGGAGTTACAGTTTCGCCTGTAAATTCTGATATTGTGTACGCTTTAATCGAAAATGAAAAAGGTGGAGTTTACAAATCTACAGATGCAGGAAAAACTTGGAGTTTAATAAATTCTGAAAGAAAATTAAGACAAAGAGCTTGGTATTACACACGTTTGTATGCAGATACTCAAGATGAAGATATTTTATATGTATTAAATGTTCGCTATCATAAATCTACAGATGGTGGAAAAACGTATAAAACCTACAATGCTCCTCATGGAGATCATCATGATTTATGGATTGCTCCAGAAGATAACCAAAGAATGATTATTGGTGATGATGGAGGAGCGCAAATTTCTTTTGATGCTGGTGAAAATTGGAGTACCATGAACAACCAACCAACTTCTCAATTTTATAGAGTTACTACAGACAATCATTTTCCATATAGAATTTTATCTGCACAACAAGATAATTCTACTGTGAGAATTTCGCACAGAAATGATGGTAGATTTATAACAGAATCTGATTGGAGTTCAACTGCTGGTGGAGAAAGTGCACATATTGCTGTGGACCCTTTAAATGATGATATTGTTTATGGTGGAAGTTATGGTGGTTTGCTTACAAGAGTAAATCATAAAACGAATGAAACTCGTGCTATTAATGTTTGGCCAGATGACCCAATGGGTCATGGAGCTGAAGATTTTAAATACAGATTTCAGTGGAATTTCCCAATTTTCTTTTCACCAAACAATAAAAAAAGATTATATGCAGGTTCTAATCATTTGCATGTAACAGAAAATGAAGGGCAATCTTGGAAATTAATCAGTCCAGATTTAACAAGAAATGATCCTGAAACTTTAAAATCTTCTGGAGGGCCAATTACACAAGATAATACTGGTGTAGAATATTATGGAACCATTTTCGCTGCTACAGAATCTGCTTTAGAAACGGGTTTAATTTATACAGGTTCAGATGATGGTTTAGTGCACGTTTCTAAAAATAATGGTGAAAAATGGGAAAATATCACTCCTAAAAAAATGCCAGAATGGATGATGATTAACTGTATTGAAGTGAGTCCTTTTGATAAAGGAAGTGCCTATATTGTTGGTACAAAATACAAATCTGGAGATTACAGACCCTACATTTATAAAACTGAAAATTATGGAAAATCTTGGGATTTAATAGTTGATGGTATTGAAGAAGAAAGTTTTACAAGAGCTTTAAGAGCAGATCCAAAACGTAAAGGTTTGTTGTATGCAGGAACTGAAAAAGGAATGTATGTTTCGTTTGATGATGGTAAAAATTGGGAATCTTTTCAGCAAAATTTACCAATTGTACCTATCACAGATTTAGCCATAAAAGACGATAATTTAATTGTAGCAACGCAAGGTAGATCTCTTTGGATTATTGACGATTTAACACCTTTACATCAACTAAATTCATCAACATTAAAAAAAGAAGTTGTTTTATACAAACCGAAAGATGCGTATAATTTATCTGGTGGAAATGGACGAACTTCTAGAACTGCTGGAACCAATCATGCAGGTGGAGTTGCTGTGAATTATTTTATCAAATCAGTAAATAAAAAAGATACAATTTCACTTTCTTTTTATGATTTGAATGATAATTTAATTAAGAAATTCTCAACAAAACCAAACAAAGAAAATAAAGAAGGTACTCTAAAAGTTGAAGATGGAAATAATATTTTTAACTGGAATATGATGTATGATGGAGCAGAATCTGTAGAAGGAATGATTTTGTGGTGGGCTTCTTTAAATGGGCCAATGGCTTTGCCTGGAACTTATAAAGTGGAATTGGTTGTAAATGATTCTAAGCAAACTCAAAATTTTAAAATTATCAACAACCCAAGTTCTGAAGTTAGTGAATCTGAAATGAAAGCACAGTTTGATTTCATCAACGACATTAACAGTAAAATGACTGAAATACACAAAGCATTGAAAAATGTAAAGAAAGTAAGAAGTCAAGTTGGGTTGTTAAAAAAATCTATTACTGATAAAACAAAACATAAAGAGTTACTAGATTTTGCTGATAAACTTGTAAAAGATATGACCAAAATTGAGGAAACTTTATATCAAACAAAATCTAAAAGTGGACAAGACCCTTTGAATTATCCAATACGTTTAAATAATAAATTGGCACATTTAAACTCGTTAACAAGAATTGGTA
- a CDS encoding 3-phosphoshikimate 1-carboxyvinyltransferase codes for MDILLNILADKKINEKITISGSKSESNRLLILQKLFPEITIENLSDSDDSVHMQHALSTKEELVDIGHAGTAMRFLTSYFAVNDGRETVLTGSHRMQNRPIEILVNALRDLGAEITYEDKEGYPPIRIKGKKITKDKVQINGNVSSQYISSLLLIASKLENGLEIELIGKITSVPYINMTLSLLTQLGIENTFEGNLIKVHPKKNIAKQIVVVESDWSSASYFYSIAASLAIGSTIQLSAYKRESLQGDSCLAEIYQHFGVTTTFGDHFITLKKEKECNKEVLEIDLKNAPDIAQTIAVTCFSESIACNLTGLHTLKIKETDRLVALEDELTKLGANISVTNESLQLEKSTEIKENIAIKTYNDHRMAMAFAPLALKVPLKILDAEVVTKSYQKFWDDMQQIGIQIKEVKR; via the coding sequence ATGGACATATTGTTAAATATTTTAGCTGATAAAAAAATAAACGAAAAAATTACTATTTCTGGTTCTAAAAGTGAATCTAATAGATTGCTGATTTTACAAAAACTTTTTCCAGAAATCACTATTGAAAATTTATCAGATTCTGATGACTCTGTGCACATGCAACATGCACTTTCTACAAAAGAAGAACTAGTTGATATTGGGCATGCAGGAACTGCTATGCGTTTTTTAACAAGTTATTTTGCTGTAAACGATGGTAGAGAAACTGTATTAACAGGTTCTCATAGAATGCAAAACAGACCCATTGAAATTTTGGTAAATGCTTTGAGAGATTTAGGTGCTGAAATTACCTATGAAGATAAAGAAGGGTATCCACCAATAAGAATTAAAGGAAAAAAGATTACAAAAGATAAAGTACAAATTAATGGAAATGTAAGTAGCCAATATATTTCTTCTTTGTTATTAATTGCATCAAAATTAGAAAACGGATTAGAAATTGAATTGATTGGTAAAATTACTTCTGTTCCTTATATAAATATGACATTGAGTTTGTTAACGCAATTAGGAATTGAAAATACCTTTGAAGGAAATCTTATAAAAGTACATCCGAAGAAAAATATCGCAAAGCAAATTGTTGTGGTAGAATCAGATTGGAGTTCTGCAAGTTATTTCTATTCGATTGCTGCATCTTTGGCCATTGGTTCTACAATTCAATTGTCAGCTTATAAAAGAGAAAGTTTACAAGGCGATTCTTGTTTGGCAGAAATTTACCAACATTTTGGGGTAACAACCACTTTTGGTGATCATTTTATTACACTAAAAAAAGAAAAAGAATGCAATAAAGAGGTTTTAGAAATCGATTTGAAAAACGCTCCAGATATTGCACAGACAATTGCAGTTACCTGTTTTTCTGAAAGTATTGCTTGTAATTTAACAGGTTTACACACGCTAAAAATTAAAGAAACGGATAGATTGGTGGCTTTAGAAGACGAATTAACGAAATTAGGAGCAAATATTTCTGTTACAAATGAAAGTTTGCAGTTAGAAAAATCAACTGAAATAAAAGAAAATATTGCCATAAAAACCTATAATGATCATAGAATGGCAATGGCTTTTGCGCCTTTAGCATTAAAGGTTCCTTTAAAAATTTTAGATGCTGAAGTTGTTACAAAATCGTATCAAAAATTTTGGGACGATATGCAACAAATTGGCATCCAAATAAAAGAAGTTAAAAGATAA
- a CDS encoding polyprenyl synthetase family protein, producing MNQVELIKLPIKTEMELFEKKFKDSMLSKVPLLNRITYYIVRRKGKQMRPMFVFLVAKMVSNGGFDERTYRGASVVELIHTATLVHDDVVDDSNRRRGFFSINALWKNKIAVLVGDFLLSKGLLLSIDNEDFDLLKLISIAVREMSEGELLQIEKARKLDITEDIYFDIIRQKTATLIAACCGIGAASVGANQETVQQMRKFGEYIGIAFQIKDDLFDYTDEKIGKPTGIDIKEQKMTLPLIYTLNNCSKKEKAWIINSIKKYNKDKVRVKEVIAFVKNNGGIEYTISQMNDYKSKALSILNNYPESPYKASLLQMIDYVVERKV from the coding sequence ATGAATCAAGTAGAACTTATTAAGCTTCCTATTAAAACTGAAATGGAACTCTTTGAGAAAAAGTTCAAAGATTCTATGTTGTCTAAAGTGCCACTTTTAAACAGAATTACCTATTATATTGTTCGTAGAAAAGGAAAACAAATGCGACCAATGTTTGTTTTTTTAGTCGCAAAAATGGTTTCTAATGGTGGTTTTGATGAGCGAACTTATAGAGGAGCCTCTGTTGTAGAATTGATTCATACTGCAACTTTAGTACATGATGATGTTGTAGACGATTCTAATAGAAGGCGTGGTTTTTTCTCTATTAATGCTTTATGGAAAAATAAAATTGCTGTTTTAGTAGGCGATTTTTTATTATCTAAAGGATTGCTTTTATCTATAGATAATGAAGATTTCGATTTGCTAAAATTAATTTCAATTGCTGTTCGTGAAATGAGCGAAGGCGAACTACTACAAATCGAAAAAGCTAGAAAGTTAGATATTACAGAAGATATTTATTTTGATATTATCAGGCAAAAAACAGCCACTTTAATTGCTGCTTGTTGTGGAATTGGTGCAGCTTCTGTGGGTGCAAATCAAGAAACTGTACAACAAATGCGAAAATTTGGGGAGTATATTGGTATTGCTTTTCAAATAAAAGACGATTTATTTGATTATACAGATGAAAAAATAGGAAAACCTACAGGAATTGATATCAAAGAGCAAAAAATGACCTTGCCTTTAATTTATACCCTAAACAATTGCTCAAAAAAGGAAAAAGCTTGGATTATCAATTCTATCAAAAAATACAACAAAGACAAAGTTAGAGTAAAAGAAGTAATTGCTTTTGTAAAAAATAATGGTGGAATTGAATATACAATTTCGCAAATGAATGACTACAAGAGTAAAGCTTTATCCATCTTAAATAATTATCCAGAATCTCCTTATAAAGCTTCGCTTTTACAAATGATTGATTATGTTGTAGAACGTAAGGTTTAG
- the rlmN gene encoding 23S rRNA (adenine(2503)-C(2))-methyltransferase RlmN: protein MIKKKDIRALTKEQLRDFFVENGDKAFRGNQVYEWLWSKSLHTFEDMTNISKQTREMLENNFVINHIKVDSMQKSEDGTIKNGIKLHDGLIVESVLIPTKKRTTACVSSQVGCSLDCKFCATARLKRMRNLNPDEIYDQVVVIDKQSRLYHNHPLTNIVFMGMGEPLMNYKNVLKSIEMITSPEGLGMSSKRITVSTSGVPKMIKMMADEDVKFNLAVSLHSAIDEVRTSIMPFNSTFPLADLKESLEYWYEKTKRAITYEYIVWNGINDKKEDIKALVDFCKAVPCKVNLIEYNPIDDGEFQQASSAAINNYISNLEMNDITINVRRSRGKDIDAACGQLANKS, encoded by the coding sequence TTGATTAAAAAGAAAGACATAAGAGCCTTAACTAAAGAACAATTACGTGATTTTTTTGTAGAAAATGGCGATAAAGCATTTCGTGGAAATCAAGTTTATGAATGGCTTTGGAGCAAATCTTTGCACACTTTTGAAGACATGACCAACATTTCTAAACAAACCAGAGAAATGTTAGAGAACAACTTTGTGATTAATCACATAAAAGTTGATTCCATGCAAAAGAGTGAAGATGGCACCATAAAAAACGGTATTAAGTTACATGATGGTTTAATTGTGGAATCTGTTTTAATTCCTACAAAAAAAAGAACCACAGCCTGTGTTTCCAGTCAAGTTGGTTGTAGTTTAGATTGCAAGTTTTGTGCAACTGCTCGTTTAAAAAGAATGCGAAACCTAAATCCTGATGAAATTTACGATCAAGTTGTTGTGATAGATAAACAGAGTAGGTTATATCATAATCATCCCTTAACAAATATTGTTTTTATGGGAATGGGTGAGCCTTTAATGAACTACAAAAATGTTTTAAAATCTATTGAGATGATAACCTCTCCAGAAGGTTTAGGAATGTCATCAAAAAGAATTACAGTTTCTACTTCTGGTGTGCCAAAAATGATTAAAATGATGGCAGATGAAGACGTGAAATTTAATTTAGCAGTTTCTTTACATTCTGCAATTGATGAAGTTAGAACGTCAATTATGCCTTTTAATTCTACGTTTCCTTTAGCAGACTTAAAAGAATCTTTAGAATATTGGTACGAAAAAACAAAACGTGCAATTACGTACGAATATATTGTTTGGAATGGAATTAACGACAAAAAAGAAGATATCAAAGCATTAGTAGATTTTTGCAAAGCTGTACCTTGTAAAGTAAATTTAATAGAATACAATCCTATTGATGATGGTGAGTTTCAACAAGCAAGTTCAGCTGCAATTAACAACTATATTTCTAATTTAGAAATGAACGATATCACTATAAATGTAAGAAGAAGTAGAGGTAAAGATATTGATGCTGCTTGTGGACAATTGGCAAATAAATCGTAA